The Triticum dicoccoides isolate Atlit2015 ecotype Zavitan chromosome 6A, WEW_v2.0, whole genome shotgun sequence genome has a window encoding:
- the LOC119316137 gene encoding uncharacterized protein LOC119316137: MGLGDTEGVLPTHFLPKLALGIRKCGFKSADNSKAKKSPEKMSTQTNSSPASPLDWPSSPTQPFKKMKGGILEQIKEVRLMLAAEDKKMGDEENSGHFVTGQKQVSQPIERLFFTKEKDDVHGKEQHQEGTPALHTLYSNLYDPPLSRKSGNSKEPKSMPSELKFRIMDNAPESSLDCRLDSFQYSGKSSGIHLLTERINTYSCKRHQVPWSEEELDFLWIAVRRYGTSNWNAMLSDTRLRFSSSRMSEDLSEQWSKEQKKLLSVDLQSIRASALGSTPPPHIAEDYAGSNSCTGSSKSPFLAAQSDLSLGEVHLQNAHALDRGQHYLSSLGRFNLHGVNNVPRNLPLGGFPGSSSQGRNRSRRRKTTKLEKSYYDNRSHWCQELSERTSSMLLPINQQPMNSLSQWPTKGADTGKSWLNPEMWSSASQALGQSTAEPLHDNLRAAHFLFPDDKKPHDMPDIFEAGAEVESGVAKSSKKLFWTSGDTLVQNQRAAAIAAGPSGANPSDTGASSEGTVSDS, encoded by the exons ATGGGTTTGGGAGACACTGAAGGTGTCTTGCCAACACATTTCCTCCCCAAACTGGCCCTGGGGATTCGCAAGTGTGGCTTCAAGAGCGCAGACAACTCAAAAGCAAAAAAGTCCCCAGAGAAGATGTCAACTCAGACAAACTCAAGCCCTGCCTCGCCGCTGGATTGGCCGAGTTCTCCAACACAACCTTTCAAGAAGATGAAGGGGGGGATCCTGGAGCAGATCAAGGAAGTCCGCCTGATGCTTGCGGCTGAAGACAAGAAGATGGGTGATGAGGAAAACTCG GGTCATTTTGTTACTGGACAAAAACAAGTTTCTCAACCAATTGAAAGGCTATTTTTTACGAAGGAGAAAGATGATGTACATGGTAAAGAACAACATCAAGAGGGAACACCAGCATTGCATACCTTATACTCAAATTTGTATGATCCGCCTCTGTCAAGGAAATCAGGGAATTCGAAGGAACCAAAGAGCATGCCTTCAGAACTGAAATTCAGAATAATGGATAATGCTCCTGAGTCCAGTTTAGACTGCCGCTTGGATAGTTTCCAATACAGTGGCAAGTCCAGTGGCATTCATTTGCTGACAGAAAGGATCAACACATACTCCTGCAAAAGACACCAGGTTCCCTGGTCGGAAGAAGAGTTAGATTTTCTGTGGATTGCAGTGAGGAGGTATGGAACGAGTAACTGGAATGCAATGCTGAGTGATACCCGGCTACGGTTCTCAAGCTCAAGAATGTCTGAGGATCTTTCTGAACAATGGAGCAAGGAGCAAAAGAAACTTCTATCTGTGGACCTTCAATCAATCAGAGCATCTGCTCTAGGTTCTACACCGCCACCCCATATAGCTGAAGATTATGCTGGAAGCAATTCCTGCACCGGAAGCTCAAAGTCTCCATTTCTTGCAGCCCAATCAGACCTTTCCTTGGGCGAGGTGCACCTTCAGAATGCTCATGCTTTGGATAGAGGCCAGCATTATTTGTCAAGCCTTGGCAGGTTTAACCTTCATGGAGTCAACAATGTGCCAAGAAATTTGCCTCTGGGAGGCTTCCCTGGTTCTTCCTCACAGGGGAGAAATAGGAGCAGGCGTAGGAAGACAACCAAGCTTGAAAAGTCATACTATGACAACAGGTCACACTGGTGCCAAGAACTATCAGAGAGGACGTCGTCTATGCTCCTTCCCATCAATCAACAACCAATGAACAGCCTTTCTCAGTGGCCTACCAAGGGCGCCGACACCGGTAAAAGCTGGCTCAACCCCGAGATGTGGTCAAGCGCATCGCAGGCGCTAGGCCAGTCCACTGCAGAACCACTGCATGACAACCTGAGAGCTGCCCACTTTCTGTTCCCTGACGACAAGAAACCACATGACATGCCAGACATCTTCGAAGCTGGCGCTGAAGTGGAAAGCGGAGTGGCAAAGTCTAGCAAGAAGCTTTTCTGGACCAGCGGTGACACCTTGGTTCAAAACCAGAGGGCCGCTGCTATAGCGGCAGGGCCAAGCGGCGCCAACCCGAGCGACACCGGCGCATCGTCTGAAGGGACGGTGTCTGATAGCTGA